The Chryseolinea soli nucleotide sequence CGCTGCGTCGTTGAAGGATGTGGAAACAAAGGAATTCAATACCATCACCTTATGGCACGTGCTTGAGCACATCGAGGATCTGAACAATACGCTTCAGCAATTAAAAAACAAGCTCAGCCCGAACGGCACTCTGCTAATCGCAGTTCCCAATCATGCTGCCTGGGACGGAAGTCACTATGGACAATATTGGGCTGGCTATGATGTTCCCCGGCATCTCTGGCATTTCACCCAAGAAACCATGAAGACCTTGTTGGCGAACAACCACCTTAAACTTGACGCCATCGTGCCCATGAAACTTGACGCCTACTACATTAGCTTGCTGAGCGAAAAATATAAAGCCAACGGTAAGGCTGGGGTGCCTGGCATGATAATCGCAGCCGTCAACGGGCTTCGGTCGAACCTGAACGCCCGGAAAAACAAAAACTATTCGAGCCTTATTTATATTGTGAGAAAATGAATCTCCGAAAACAACTTCATTGGCTGATCTATCCATTGTTCTTTCTGGCGTGCGCCCGGCAAACTACTCCCACGGGTGGACCGAAAGACACGTTGGCCCCAGTGATGACCAATAGCCTTCCCAAACAAGGGCAAATCAAATTCCGGGGAAAAAGTGTAGAACTTACATTTAATGAGGCAATTCAGGTCAACAATCCGAAAGAGCAAATCATCATCATTCCGTCGGTTGGCAAAGACTTCGAGGCAACTGCCAAGAAAAATACGGTCGTAGTAACGTTCAAAAATTACCTCCAGGACAGCACTACCTACTCCCTCAATTTCCGCGAAAGTGTGCAGGATCTCACGGAAAAAAATCCAGCCAAAAATCTGAAGCTCGCCTTTAGTACCGGCGACTATATAGACTCGTTATCTATCGACGGCTACATCTACGATCCCCTCAAAGGAAAAGAAAGCAAGGATGCCACGGTTGCGCTTTTTCAGTCAGACACCTTCAACATCTTTAAACATAAACCGGTCTACCTCACCAAGACCAATGAAAAGGGCGAATACATAATCGAGAATCTAAAACCCGGCGATTATTATCTATACGCCATGGAAGACAAGAACAAAAATCTCGTAGTCGACAGTAAATCAGAGACTTACGGATTCATTGCTCAAAAGATCACACTTACCGAAAACATCAAAAAGGAGGACATACCCGTCATTAAATTAGACACCCGGTCGCTAAAGCTCACAAATTCAAGGCCTTACAATACCTATTTCAATATCAAAACCTCTAAAAACCTCGACCACTATCGCATTATCCCAACTGAGGGCGAAATTCTGCTCTCTGGGTTTGCAGAGGACCAAAGCAACATTCGCGTTTACAACACCATCGAAGACAAGGACAGCCTGGCGGTACGGTTCAACGCGTACGATAGCGTGAACAATTCCATCGACACCACGATATACGTCAAATTCAGTAACCGCGAAGTGAAGAAGGACCCCTTCAAGGCAACAAGCTCCCAATTCAAAGTAATCGGAACAAAAGGACTTCTGAAGGGGAGCATCACTTTCAATAAACCTGTTGCCGCGATAAACTTCGACAGCATCTACTACCAGATCGACTCCGCCAAAGTAGTGCCCATTCTTGCCGAGGATATCAAGATAGACAGCGCTCACAATACCCTGCTCATCGAGAAGACTTTCGACAAGACACTCATCCCGAAAAAGCCGGACCCTTCCACCGAGCCGCCCAAAAAGAAAGAAGCGCCACAACAACCACCCAAACCAGCCATTGCTGCTGCCCCGGCCCAGGGACCAAAAAAACCCGCACCCCAACCCAAGCCGGTCCAGAACCAATTCATCATCGCGAAAGGCACATTCATAAGTGTCGAACTGGATAGCTCCGCTGCAACTCGTGAAACGCTAAAGCCATCGACCTTTGAAGAGACGGGAATCATTTTCATTGAAGTGAAAACGGAAGAAAAAAACTTTGTCATCCAGCTTCTGACCAAAGATTTCAAACTCGTCGCGTCAAGAACAAACACGGCAAAAACTTCCTTCGAAGACCTTGACCCGGGCGACTATACGATCAGGCTCATCATCGACAAGAACGGCGATGGCAAATGGAGCCCAGGAAATTTCCAACTACACCAGGAACCGGAGCCGATCGTGTTCTACAAAAACGAAAAGAAGTCACAATCAGTAAACCTCAAAGCAAATTGGGAGCTGGGTCCGTTGTTGATAAGCTATTGACAACTTGTGGATCGAGGACAGCAACTTGGGGGTAAAATCGATAAATACCCCAATCCGGGCAAAGAGAAATTCTGTGTGTGTATAAGCTAACACTTACCCACACGCGTTTACATACAGAGTGATCCACACACCATCTATACACACCCTCAAACATTGTTGACAACCTCCTAAACCACTGATAAAGAAAAGATTAATGTATATTTAAATTCTACATAACTTCCACATCTGAAACTGCGCAAAGGTTATACACATTTGAACATGCCTAATAGTATTTATATATATATATCTTATATAAGAATAGTAAGGTACTCCCTCATCGGGATAACTTTTTTTCTGCTTTTTTCTGCTTTTCCGGTTTACGCACAGAACCAGGATGACATCCAGTTGGCGAATGAATATTTATTAAAAGGCGATAAGAAAAAGGCGCTGGAGCTTTATCGCGACCTGGCCAAGAACGATTTGAACACGCCGTTTATTTATAACAATTATTTAAACGTGTTGCTGGATCTGGGCAATTTTGATGAGGCGCAGAGTTTCTTAAAAAAAATATCGAAGCGCGACCCCCTCAACATTCAATACCGGCTCGACGTGGGGCTCACCTATGTGAAGGCCGGAGACATGGCCCGGGCAGATAAATATTTCCGGGAGCTGATCGGGGAAAGCAAGACTAATGTGCAGCGGATAAAAATGATGTCGGATTATTTTATGTCGCATTCGCTGAACGACTATGGAATACTCTCACTCACAGAAAGCCGCGAATCGTTGGGCAACCCATCGCTGTTCTGTCTGGAGTTGGCGATGCTCTATCGCATAAAAGGAAACCAGGACAAAATGGTGCAGGAATACCTGAACTATGTCACTCAAAACTCCGGCAACATTCAATATGTGAAAAATGTGATGCAGGCTCTGCTCACCAAACCGGAGGAGCTCGAAAGTCTGGAAAGGTTGCTCTACGACAAAGTGCAACAATATCCCGATGTGGAAGTTTATGCCGACTTGCTGATCTGGGTGACGATGCAGCAGAAAAATTTTTACGCATCCTTTATCCAGGCCCGGGCATATGACAAGCGCTATAAACGCGACGGCGAAAAATGTATGGAAGTGGCCCGTGTTGCCCTGGACAATGAAGATTATGACACAGCCTTAAAAATCTATCGCTACCTGATCCGGGAGTACCAGGGATCTCAAAATTATTTATTGGCGCGTCTCGGACTGATCCGCACCCGTGAGGCCCGGGTAAAAAATACTTATCCCGTGAAAATGGATTCGGTGAAGATCCT carries:
- a CDS encoding methyltransferase domain-containing protein, which encodes MKELKRCPVCQSISFQKFITAKDYTVSRETFDLVKCDNCGFVFTNPIPDPERLGDYYLSDDYISHSKKATGLIDKIYVVARSFTLKWKLDLIRKYTGNLDKTILDYGCGTGDFLKACKENGWAVTGVEPSEKARQLASDQTHKKIAASLKDVETKEFNTITLWHVLEHIEDLNNTLQQLKNKLSPNGTLLIAVPNHAAWDGSHYGQYWAGYDVPRHLWHFTQETMKTLLANNHLKLDAIVPMKLDAYYISLLSEKYKANGKAGVPGMIIAAVNGLRSNLNARKNKNYSSLIYIVRK
- a CDS encoding Ig-like domain-containing protein, which encodes MNLRKQLHWLIYPLFFLACARQTTPTGGPKDTLAPVMTNSLPKQGQIKFRGKSVELTFNEAIQVNNPKEQIIIIPSVGKDFEATAKKNTVVVTFKNYLQDSTTYSLNFRESVQDLTEKNPAKNLKLAFSTGDYIDSLSIDGYIYDPLKGKESKDATVALFQSDTFNIFKHKPVYLTKTNEKGEYIIENLKPGDYYLYAMEDKNKNLVVDSKSETYGFIAQKITLTENIKKEDIPVIKLDTRSLKLTNSRPYNTYFNIKTSKNLDHYRIIPTEGEILLSGFAEDQSNIRVYNTIEDKDSLAVRFNAYDSVNNSIDTTIYVKFSNREVKKDPFKATSSQFKVIGTKGLLKGSITFNKPVAAINFDSIYYQIDSAKVVPILAEDIKIDSAHNTLLIEKTFDKTLIPKKPDPSTEPPKKKEAPQQPPKPAIAAAPAQGPKKPAPQPKPVQNQFIIAKGTFISVELDSSAATRETLKPSTFEETGIIFIEVKTEEKNFVIQLLTKDFKLVASRTNTAKTSFEDLDPGDYTIRLIIDKNGDGKWSPGNFQLHQEPEPIVFYKNEKKSQSVNLKANWELGPLLISY
- a CDS encoding tetratricopeptide repeat protein, whose product is MANEYLLKGDKKKALELYRDLAKNDLNTPFIYNNYLNVLLDLGNFDEAQSFLKKISKRDPLNIQYRLDVGLTYVKAGDMARADKYFRELIGESKTNVQRIKMMSDYFMSHSLNDYGILSLTESRESLGNPSLFCLELAMLYRIKGNQDKMVQEYLNYVTQNSGNIQYVKNVMQALLTKPEELESLERLLYDKVQQYPDVEVYADLLIWVTMQQKNFYASFIQARAYDKRYKRDGEKCMEVARVALDNEDYDTALKIYRYLIREYQGSQNYLLARLGLIRTREARVKNTYPVKMDSVKILISDYKSFIKQYPDNVNSLEASKSEAMLFASYLDQKDSAVHILDKLIANPKATLYLKSKAKLDLGDIYMLKGEPWESSLLYSQVEKTQKENPVGYEAKLKNAKLSYYKGDFRLAQEHLDILKQATTREIANDALDLSMRIKENVAIDSTGEALKQYASVELLLYQNKTDEALKKIEFLKQGTSGTGVSFSNQTILDDVYFLEANIRMQRGEFEKSIALLQKIIDDYGDDILADDAYFLQGEIYERQLKNKDKAMEIYRDFLSKYPGSVFAAEARKRFRQLRGDFNGQEQPAQF